The genomic stretch CATCGGCGGCAGTGACCGGCGCGCCGTGTCCGACCTGGCCTGGGGCGTGCTGCGGCAAAGGCTGCGGCTGGAATGGTGGATCGCCCAGACCGGCGCGCGGCTGACACCGCGCCTGCTGGTGCTGGCTCACCTGCTGCTGGCAGAAAAGCGCAAGCTGGTGGAGGCCGCGCGGCTGTTCGATGGCGGGCGCTTCGCCGCCGGCCCGCTCGATGCCGGTGAGATGGGCGTGGGCGAGCAACTCGTCGGCAAGCCGCTGACCGGCAAGGAAATGCCCGACGGTCCCCGCATGAACCTGCCCGACTGGGCCATGCCGGGCCTGACCGCCCGTTTCGGCGACGCGCTGGACGCCGAGTCGCTGGCCATGGAAGCGACCGCGCCGCTCGATCTGCGCGTCAATCTGCTGAAATCCACGCGTGAAGCGGCCCAGGCCGCGCTGCGCGCCGAGGGCCTCATCTCGGAAACCACCCCCTTTTCGCCCTGGGGTCTGCGACTGCCCGGGCGTACCCCCATCACCGGGACCGCCGCCTACAAGGCTGGCGTGATCGAGGTTCAGGATGAGGGCAGTCAGATCATCGCGGCCCTGGTCGGCGCGCGGGGCGGCATGCGCGTGGTGGATTACTGCGCGGGGGCGGCGGGGAAGACGCTCGCCATGGCCGCCACGATGAACAATCAGGGCCGCGTCACCGCCTGCGATGTCTCGGTACCGCGCCTGGAGGGGGCCACCAAGCGCCTGCGCCGGGCCGGCGTCCACAATGCCGAGACGCATCTGCTGGAGGCGGGAGATCGCTGGGTGAAGCGCCGTGCGGCGACCTTCGACCGCGTCCTGGTGGATGCGCCCTGCACCGGCACCGGCACCTGGCGCCGCAACCCTGATGC from Sediminicoccus sp. KRV36 encodes the following:
- a CDS encoding RsmB/NOP family class I SAM-dependent RNA methyltransferase — translated: MTPEGRLSAAIDLLHAVFDQPRRPADAISADFFRARRYIGGSDRRAVSDLAWGVLRQRLRLEWWIAQTGARLTPRLLVLAHLLLAEKRKLVEAARLFDGGRFAAGPLDAGEMGVGEQLVGKPLTGKEMPDGPRMNLPDWAMPGLTARFGDALDAESLAMEATAPLDLRVNLLKSTREAAQAALRAEGLISETTPFSPWGLRLPGRTPITGTAAYKAGVIEVQDEGSQIIAALVGARGGMRVVDYCAGAAGKTLAMAATMNNQGRVTACDVSVPRLEGATKRLRRAGVHNAETHLLEAGDRWVKRRAATFDRVLVDAPCTGTGTWRRNPDARSRTGAEDLRELLGKQHEILATSAHLVKPGGRLVYATCSLLPEEDEVQVEAFLASHPAFRAIPLSTAWAEAGLPGTPPTTAEHLLLSPGAHGTDGFFCAVLERTALEKAG